From Streptomyces cyaneogriseus subsp. noncyanogenus, the proteins below share one genomic window:
- a CDS encoding DUF305 domain-containing protein, translating to MSSIRTMTRRAALAAVAAGAAFALAACGGDADDGAGHGGHATASASTGATAPAEGGTATAAHNAQDVAFARGMIPHHRQALDMARLAAGRAASSEVEELAGRIEKAQEPEIATMTGWLESWGEQVPGAADSASGSGHSSHSDHSGMPGMMDGADMERLEKATGEDFDRMFLTLMIEHHEGAVEMAATQQEKGAYQPARALAGDIVTAQKAEIAEMERLLGGR from the coding sequence ATGAGCAGCATCCGTACGATGACGCGCCGCGCCGCCCTGGCGGCGGTGGCGGCCGGTGCCGCGTTCGCCCTCGCCGCCTGCGGCGGGGACGCGGACGACGGCGCCGGACACGGCGGCCACGCCACGGCGTCCGCGAGCACCGGGGCCACGGCTCCGGCGGAGGGCGGAACCGCGACCGCCGCGCACAACGCCCAGGACGTCGCCTTCGCGCGGGGCATGATCCCGCACCACCGCCAGGCCCTGGACATGGCGCGGCTGGCCGCCGGCCGGGCCGCCTCCAGCGAGGTCGAGGAACTCGCCGGGCGTATCGAGAAGGCGCAGGAACCGGAGATCGCGACGATGACCGGCTGGCTCGAGTCCTGGGGCGAGCAGGTGCCGGGGGCGGCGGATTCCGCGTCCGGCAGCGGCCACTCCAGCCACTCCGATCACTCCGGGATGCCCGGAATGATGGACGGCGCGGACATGGAGAGGCTGGAGAAGGCCACGGGCGAGGACTTCGACAGGATGTTCCTGACCCTGATGATCGAGCACCACGAGGGTGCCGTGGAGATGGCCGCGACGCAGCAGGAGAAGGGCGCGTACCAGCCCGCCCGCGCCCTGGCCGGCGACATCGTCACCGCGCAGAAGGCGGAGATCGCCGAGATGGAGAGGCTCCTCGGCGGTCGCTGA
- a CDS encoding DUF6153 family protein yields the protein MCSEQHGRRPPAWRWRAVCVLGLLAGLLGMHGLAPHGGFPDHTHTSSAHAAPAGHPPASPAAAPLTPASAPGAAAVHDGCGATDGDCGGGHLRHADTTCASGAVGGGPVLPALVADPVPTAVRAEVPPSRAAEAPDGARAPPSLSELQLLRI from the coding sequence ATGTGTTCCGAGCAGCATGGCCGACGGCCGCCCGCGTGGCGGTGGCGGGCCGTGTGCGTGCTCGGGCTGCTGGCCGGGTTGCTGGGGATGCACGGGCTGGCGCCGCACGGCGGTTTCCCGGACCACACCCACACCTCTTCCGCGCACGCGGCCCCGGCGGGGCATCCCCCGGCGTCCCCGGCTGCCGCGCCCCTGACCCCGGCTTCCGCGCCGGGCGCCGCCGCGGTCCACGACGGCTGCGGGGCGACGGACGGCGACTGCGGCGGGGGACACCTCCGGCACGCCGACACGACGTGTGCGTCCGGTGCGGTGGGCGGTGGGCCGGTGCTGCCCGCGCTCGTCGCCGACCCGGTGCCGACGGCCGTCCGCGCCGAGGTCCCGCCCTCCCGCGCGGCCGAGGCACCCGACGGCGCACGCGCGCCGCCGTCCCTGTCCGAACTCCAGCTCCTGCGGATATAG
- a CDS encoding DUF4097 family beta strand repeat-containing protein: MARTVPARAAAVTGAVVVLFAGLTACSSAEDDTDPDHRSFPLHGRTLTIDSDDSALEIVAAPSHERGSVEVTRWFQGSVAVGEAPEVTWSMRDDRLKLRMHCSGVVANCAAKHRVAVPHGVSVKVVDGDGSVRASGFRDALEIRTGDGSVRVTDTSGPLTLRTDDGSVRAEVSSRRVRAQTKDGSVRLELHAVPDLVDSRSGDGSVTIELPRAEYRVTAETGDGGVDVSVPRDDSSSHVVNARTDDGKVTVRAAN, from the coding sequence ATGGCCCGTACCGTTCCCGCTCGCGCGGCCGCCGTCACCGGCGCCGTCGTCGTGCTCTTCGCGGGCCTCACCGCCTGTTCCTCGGCCGAGGACGACACCGATCCGGACCACCGGTCCTTCCCGCTGCACGGCCGGACCCTCACCATCGACTCCGACGACTCGGCACTGGAGATCGTCGCCGCCCCGTCGCACGAGCGGGGCAGCGTCGAGGTGACCCGCTGGTTCCAGGGATCGGTCGCCGTCGGCGAGGCCCCGGAGGTCACCTGGTCGATGCGGGACGACCGGCTGAAGCTGCGGATGCACTGCTCGGGCGTCGTCGCGAACTGCGCGGCCAAGCACCGCGTCGCAGTGCCCCACGGCGTCTCGGTGAAGGTGGTGGACGGCGACGGCAGCGTGCGGGCGAGCGGCTTCCGCGACGCGCTGGAGATCCGCACCGGCGACGGGTCCGTCCGCGTCACCGACACCAGCGGGCCGCTGACACTGCGCACCGACGACGGATCCGTCCGGGCGGAGGTCTCCTCGCGCCGAGTGCGCGCGCAGACGAAGGACGGCTCGGTCCGCCTCGAACTGCACGCCGTACCGGATCTCGTGGACTCCCGCAGCGGCGACGGCTCCGTCACGATCGAGCTGCCCCGGGCCGAGTACCGGGTGACAGCCGAGACCGGTGACGGAGGCGTGGACGTGTCCGTGCCGCGCGACGACTCCAGCTCCCACGTGGTGAACGCCCGCACCGACGACGGCAAAGTCACCGTCCGCGCGGCGAACTGA
- a CDS encoding FmdB family zinc ribbon protein, whose product MPRYEYRCRSCGDTFELSRPMAESSAPAACPAGHDDTVKLLSTVAVGGSSSASAPAPGPGGGGGCCGGGCCG is encoded by the coding sequence ATGCCTCGCTACGAGTACCGCTGCCGCAGTTGCGGCGACACGTTCGAACTGAGCCGTCCCATGGCCGAGTCCTCCGCTCCCGCCGCCTGCCCCGCGGGCCACGACGACACCGTGAAGCTCCTCTCGACGGTCGCGGTCGGCGGCTCGTCCTCCGCTTCCGCCCCCGCACCCGGACCGGGCGGAGGAGGAGGCTGCTGCGGCGGGGGCTGCTGCGGCTGA
- a CDS encoding response regulator transcription factor, which produces MRVILAEDSTLLREGLVRLLAEEGHEVLAAVGEAESLLKAVAENPPDVVVADVRMPPTHTDEGLRAALEIRERWPRVGVLVLSQYVEKRYATELLTGETEGVGYLLKDRVVQVDEFLDALERVADGRAAFDPEVVRQLLGRTSHTDLLARLTARERAVLAEMAQGHTNAAIARRLHISQSGVEKHINAIFDKLELSGGEGYSRRVLAVLRYLGS; this is translated from the coding sequence ATGCGCGTGATCCTGGCCGAGGACTCGACCCTGCTGCGGGAAGGACTGGTCCGCCTGCTGGCGGAGGAGGGCCATGAGGTCCTCGCGGCCGTCGGCGAGGCCGAGTCGCTGCTGAAGGCGGTCGCCGAGAATCCGCCGGACGTGGTCGTCGCCGACGTCCGGATGCCGCCGACCCATACCGACGAAGGGCTGCGCGCGGCCCTGGAGATCCGCGAGCGATGGCCGCGGGTCGGCGTGCTGGTGCTCTCGCAGTACGTCGAGAAGCGGTACGCGACCGAGCTGCTGACCGGTGAGACCGAGGGGGTGGGGTATCTGCTCAAGGACCGGGTGGTCCAGGTCGATGAGTTCCTCGACGCGCTGGAGCGGGTGGCCGACGGCCGGGCCGCCTTCGATCCGGAGGTCGTACGCCAGTTACTGGGCCGTACGTCCCATACCGACCTGCTCGCCCGGCTGACCGCGCGGGAGCGGGCCGTGCTCGCCGAGATGGCGCAGGGCCACACCAACGCGGCGATCGCACGGCGGCTGCACATATCCCAGAGCGGGGTCGAGAAGCACATCAACGCGATCTTCGACAAGCTCGAACTGTCCGGGGGCGAAGGCTATTCGCGCAGAGTGCTCGCGGTGCTGCGGTATCTGGGGAGCTGA
- a CDS encoding sensor histidine kinase — MRDMARRGVRCGVGLMTGAAAAAIELPFAVLAGAALLPVAAWPAGRRAVLRPVLVCARRLAELERARLRIWLGVRVPPPHEDLRALRYVAGRWALGLLGGVVMLSAAIGLGYGLFWLYGWILLDGIRDPGSIALSSFGGFFLLFLAVQGIFGVAGLEGQWARQCFGPRHQEELERRIAELSASRAAVVDAVHDERRRIERDLHDGVQQRLVALGMLLGRARRSQDAARRDRLLGQAHEESRRALDELREVAWRIYPTTLDEAGLRAALETVAERASVPVRVEYHLTEEPERAVATVAYFVVCEAVTNAVKHAAPSRIIVAVGGAEEGMVHVAVQDDGCGGANASGSGLFGLARRVAALDGVLTVISPPGGPTVVSAELPCA, encoded by the coding sequence ATGCGAGACATGGCGCGACGCGGAGTGCGGTGCGGGGTGGGCCTGATGACGGGAGCCGCCGCGGCCGCCATCGAGCTGCCCTTCGCCGTCCTGGCGGGCGCGGCCCTGCTGCCGGTGGCCGCCTGGCCGGCCGGACGCCGTGCCGTGCTCCGCCCGGTCCTCGTGTGCGCGCGGAGACTGGCGGAACTGGAGCGGGCCCGGCTGCGGATCTGGCTGGGCGTCCGCGTCCCGCCCCCGCACGAGGACCTGCGGGCCCTGCGGTACGTGGCGGGCCGGTGGGCCCTGGGGCTGCTGGGCGGGGTCGTGATGCTGTCGGCGGCGATCGGCCTCGGGTACGGCCTGTTCTGGTTGTACGGCTGGATCCTGCTGGACGGCATACGCGACCCCGGCTCCATCGCCCTGAGCAGCTTCGGCGGGTTCTTCCTGCTCTTCCTCGCGGTGCAGGGGATATTCGGCGTCGCCGGGCTGGAGGGGCAGTGGGCGCGGCAGTGCTTCGGGCCCCGCCACCAGGAGGAGCTGGAGCGGCGCATCGCCGAACTGTCCGCCAGCCGCGCCGCGGTCGTCGACGCGGTGCACGACGAGCGCCGCCGCATCGAGCGCGATCTGCACGACGGGGTGCAGCAGCGCCTCGTCGCCCTCGGGATGCTGCTGGGCCGCGCCCGGCGCAGCCAGGACGCCGCCCGCAGAGACCGTCTGCTGGGCCAGGCCCACGAGGAGAGCCGGCGGGCCCTGGACGAGCTGCGCGAGGTGGCCTGGCGCATCTACCCCACCACGCTGGACGAGGCGGGGCTGCGCGCGGCGCTGGAGACGGTCGCCGAGCGGGCCTCCGTACCGGTGCGGGTGGAGTACCACCTCACCGAGGAGCCCGAGCGGGCCGTGGCGACCGTCGCCTACTTCGTGGTGTGCGAGGCGGTCACCAACGCGGTCAAGCACGCGGCGCCGAGCCGGATAATCGTCGCCGTGGGCGGCGCCGAGGAAGGGATGGTGCATGTGGCGGTCCAGGACGACGGCTGCGGCGGGGCCAACGCCTCCGGGAGCGGACTGTTCGGGCTGGCGCGGCGTGTCGCCGCGCTGGACGGCGTCCTGACCGTGATCAGCCCGCCGGGCGGCCCCACCGTCGTGTCCGCGGAGCTGCCATGCGCGTGA
- a CDS encoding DedA family protein, with protein MTAIAAQTAADSGAAPQWINDLMDALGAPGAGLAIALENLFPPLPSEVILPLAGFAASSGRMDLPAVLLWTTAGSVIGALALYGIGALLGRDRTVAIAGRLPLVKVADIEKTEAWFLRHGTKAVFFGRMIPIFRSLISVPAGVERMRLPVFLALTTLGSALWNTAFVLAGYALGDNWSQVTHVVSAYSKVVLAVALLAVLVFVCMRLLRPGAGRRRRGGRGRPEDGPVAEDAPGPAEVTRPGGPPAGTRAGSAPRPIPPARAGR; from the coding sequence ATGACAGCCATCGCAGCGCAGACGGCCGCGGACAGCGGGGCCGCACCGCAGTGGATCAACGACCTCATGGACGCGCTGGGCGCGCCGGGCGCCGGCCTCGCCATCGCCCTGGAGAACCTCTTCCCTCCCCTGCCGAGCGAAGTGATCCTGCCGCTCGCCGGGTTCGCCGCGAGCTCCGGCCGGATGGACCTGCCGGCCGTCCTGCTGTGGACGACGGCGGGTTCGGTGATCGGCGCGCTCGCCCTGTACGGGATCGGGGCGCTGCTGGGCCGTGACCGGACGGTGGCGATAGCGGGACGGCTGCCTCTGGTGAAGGTGGCGGACATAGAGAAGACGGAGGCGTGGTTCCTCCGGCACGGCACCAAGGCGGTGTTCTTCGGCCGGATGATCCCGATCTTCCGGAGCCTGATCTCCGTGCCGGCCGGTGTCGAGCGGATGCGGCTGCCGGTCTTCCTGGCCCTGACCACGCTCGGCAGCGCGCTGTGGAACACCGCGTTCGTGCTCGCCGGATATGCGCTGGGCGACAACTGGTCCCAGGTCACGCACGTGGTCTCCGCGTACTCGAAGGTGGTCCTCGCGGTCGCGTTGCTGGCGGTGCTGGTCTTCGTCTGCATGCGTCTGCTGCGGCCGGGGGCCGGCCGGCGCAGGCGGGGCGGGCGCGGGCGGCCCGAGGACGGGCCGGTCGCGGAGGACGCCCCCGGCCCGGCGGAGGTCACCCGGCCGGGCGGGCCGCCCGCAGGAACTCGCGCAGGATCCGCTCCCCGGCCCATACCCCCCGCTCGGGCAGGGCGCTGA